A part of Silvimonas soli genomic DNA contains:
- the ftsW gene encoding putative lipid II flippase FtsW, whose amino-acid sequence MKNIFYQALKRVRPTMAAYDQALLWAILVLLAFGLVMVYSASIAQAEVDKDIGFRANYYLIRHSIFLVVGLIAGFVAFNISTKTWQQYAPALFIVGVLMLAVVLVPGIGREVNGSRRWLSLVVINLQPSEIMKFVVPLYAADYTVRKAAFMRGDLIESITKGLLPMMVVMLVVGGLLLLEPDFGAFAVITAIAMGLLFLGGFNWRLFAGLIVALAVGFVGLVVSSPYRMQRVLGFLDPWKDPFGKGYQLSHSLIAFGRGEWTGVGLGASVEKLSYLPEAHTDFLMAIIAEELGFLGVAFVVMLFAFIVLRSFLIGVQAAKLDRAYQALVSQGIGIWFGVQSVINIGVNMGLMPTKGLTLPLLSFGGSGIVANLLALGVLMRIDYENRQMIRGVRHE is encoded by the coding sequence GTGAAGAACATCTTCTATCAGGCACTCAAACGCGTTCGCCCAACCATGGCTGCCTATGACCAGGCACTGCTGTGGGCGATCCTCGTCCTGCTCGCGTTTGGTCTGGTGATGGTGTATTCGGCGTCAATTGCACAAGCCGAGGTCGATAAAGACATCGGGTTCCGCGCCAATTACTACCTGATTCGTCATTCGATTTTCCTGGTGGTCGGGCTGATCGCAGGCTTTGTGGCGTTCAATATCTCTACCAAGACGTGGCAGCAGTATGCCCCGGCGCTGTTTATCGTTGGTGTGCTCATGCTGGCCGTGGTGCTGGTGCCGGGCATTGGCCGCGAAGTAAACGGTAGCCGCCGCTGGTTGTCGCTGGTGGTTATCAACTTGCAGCCATCCGAGATCATGAAGTTTGTGGTGCCGTTGTATGCCGCTGATTACACCGTACGCAAAGCAGCCTTCATGCGCGGCGACCTGATCGAAAGTATCACCAAGGGCCTGCTACCGATGATGGTGGTGATGCTGGTGGTCGGCGGCTTGCTGTTGCTGGAGCCGGACTTCGGTGCCTTCGCCGTGATTACCGCCATCGCCATGGGCCTGTTGTTCCTGGGCGGCTTTAACTGGCGGTTGTTTGCCGGTTTGATCGTCGCACTGGCGGTGGGCTTTGTCGGGCTGGTGGTTAGCTCGCCTTACCGGATGCAGCGTGTGCTGGGCTTTCTTGATCCGTGGAAAGACCCGTTCGGCAAGGGCTATCAATTGAGTCACTCGTTGATCGCCTTTGGCCGCGGCGAATGGACCGGCGTGGGCCTGGGCGCCAGCGTCGAGAAGCTCTCCTACCTGCCCGAAGCGCACACCGACTTCTTGATGGCGATCATTGCCGAGGAACTGGGTTTCCTCGGCGTAGCGTTCGTGGTCATGTTGTTCGCGTTTATCGTGCTGCGTTCTTTCCTGATTGGCGTGCAAGCCGCCAAGCTCGATCGCGCCTATCAAGCGCTGGTTTCGCAAGGCATCGGTATCTGGTTTGGCGTGCAGTCGGTAATCAATATCGGCGTGAACATGGGCCTGATGCCAACCAAGGGCCTGACCTTGCCGCTGTTGAGCTTTGGTGGCTCCGGCATCGTGGCCAATCTGCTGGCCTTGGGTGTGCTGATGCGCATCGACTATGAAAACCGCCAGATGATTCGCGGGGTGCGCCATGAGTAA
- the murD gene encoding UDP-N-acetylmuramoyl-L-alanine--D-glutamate ligase has protein sequence MAWQGKHCIVVGLGDSGLAAAKWLAGQGARVSVADTSNTPRNLDALKAALPDAGLRLGAFSDATFADADALIMSPGVALVTPAVAAAVARGVPAMGDIELLAQVIAGTATKVIAITGSNGKSTVTTMVGQMCEAAGLQTVVAGNIGLPVLEALAQWQAKGALPDVFVLELSSFQIETTYSLQADAATVLNVTEDHLDRYTGMAHYAATKARVFNGNGVMVLNREDDWCQDMALPGREVIWFGADLPRSATEYGLVEQGEDFILRAGDTELLKASELPLAGLHNAVNALAAIALCRAIGLPNAPLITALKVFKGLPHRVEFVAEIDGVKYYDDSKGTNVGATEAALKGMTQPVVLIAGGDGKGQDFEPLVEACERICRAVILIGRDGPKIAEVLNDASSPFIAVGDDEDDDDESFLPVLQVPTLEMAVSIAANMAQPGDAVLLSPACASLDMFRNYHHRAEVFIAAVKALAGGSA, from the coding sequence ATGGCTTGGCAAGGAAAACACTGCATCGTTGTGGGCCTGGGAGATTCGGGTCTGGCTGCTGCCAAATGGCTGGCAGGGCAAGGTGCGCGAGTGTCGGTGGCAGATACCAGCAATACGCCACGCAACCTGGATGCGCTCAAAGCGGCGCTGCCGGATGCTGGTTTACGTCTGGGCGCTTTCTCCGATGCCACTTTTGCTGATGCCGATGCCTTGATCATGAGCCCTGGCGTAGCGCTGGTGACTCCCGCCGTGGCTGCTGCCGTGGCGCGTGGTGTTCCGGCGATGGGCGACATTGAACTGCTGGCGCAAGTGATTGCTGGCACGGCGACCAAAGTCATCGCCATTACTGGTTCCAACGGCAAATCCACGGTCACCACCATGGTTGGCCAGATGTGTGAAGCCGCCGGTTTGCAAACGGTGGTGGCGGGCAATATTGGCTTGCCGGTGCTCGAAGCCCTGGCGCAATGGCAAGCCAAAGGCGCTTTGCCCGATGTGTTTGTGCTGGAACTTTCCAGCTTCCAGATCGAAACCACCTATTCGCTGCAAGCCGATGCGGCCACCGTACTGAACGTGACCGAGGATCACCTCGATCGCTACACCGGCATGGCGCATTACGCCGCCACCAAGGCGCGCGTGTTCAACGGCAACGGCGTGATGGTGCTCAATCGTGAAGACGACTGGTGCCAGGACATGGCCTTGCCGGGCCGCGAAGTGATCTGGTTTGGTGCCGACCTGCCGCGTTCTGCCACCGAATATGGTCTGGTCGAGCAAGGCGAAGATTTCATCCTGCGCGCCGGTGATACTGAACTGCTCAAGGCCAGCGAATTGCCGCTGGCTGGTTTGCACAACGCCGTGAACGCTTTGGCTGCGATAGCATTGTGCCGCGCCATTGGCTTGCCGAATGCCCCGCTGATTACCGCACTCAAGGTCTTCAAAGGTTTGCCGCACCGCGTTGAGTTTGTGGCCGAGATTGACGGCGTTAAGTACTACGACGACTCCAAAGGCACCAATGTGGGCGCCACGGAAGCCGCTCTTAAAGGCATGACCCAACCGGTCGTGCTGATCGCCGGCGGCGATGGCAAGGGCCAGGATTTTGAACCGCTGGTTGAAGCGTGCGAGCGTATCTGCCGCGCGGTGATTTTGATTGGTCGCGATGGCCCGAAGATTGCCGAAGTGCTGAACGATGCGTCGTCACCATTCATTGCCGTGGGCGATGACGAGGATGACGATGACGAATCGTTCCTGCCGGTATTGCAAGTGCCGACATTGGAAATGGCTGTCTCCATTGCTGCCAATATGGCGCAACCCGGCGACGCCGTATTGCTGTCGCCCGCCTGCGCCAGCCTGGACATGTTCCGCAATTATCATCACCGCGCCGAAGTGTTCATCGCCGCGGTGAAAGCGCTCGCCGGAGGTTCGGCGTGA